The region TCCCTTGCGCGTGACTCGTGTGAGGCAGTGAACCCAGGACCGCGCCCCACCCCCTCACGGCAGCCCCAGCACCTCAAGCAGTTCCGTCGCGGCAGCCCGCCCCGCCCGGTTCGCGCCGATGGTGGAGGAGGACGGGCCATACCCCACGAGGTGAATGCGCGGGTCACGGGCGACCTGGGTGGCGAGGCGTCCGGTCATGACGATGCCGCCCCCCGGCTCCCGCAGCCCCAGGGGCGCGAGATGGTCAAGCGAGCTGCGAAAGCCCGTGCACCACAGAATCACGTCCGTCCGCTGCTCGCTGCCGTCTTCCCAGCGCACGCCGGTCTCGGTGATCTCGCGGAACATGGGTCGGCGCTCCAGCACGCCCCGCGCCCGCATGGCCTCTACCGCCGGGGTCACCGGGAGCCCGGTGACGGAGACAACCGACGCCGGTGGTAGCCCACGCCGCACCCGGTCCTCAACGAGCGCGACCGCCGCGCGACCCGCCTCCTCGTCAAAGGGACCCTCGCGGAACTGCGGGGGGCGGCGCGTCACCCAGGTGGTCGTCGTGACCCGCGACACCTCGTCCAGCAGTTGCAGGGCCGAGATTCCAGCGCCGACAACCACCACATGCTGCCCGGTGAACTCTGCGGCCGTGCGGTAGTCGCGGGTGTGAAGCTGCCGCCCGCGGAAGCGGTCCGCGCCCGGATACGCGGGGATATACGGGCTTTCCCAGGTTCCGGTGGCGTTGATGAGCCCACGGGCGGAGAGGTCGCCCCGGTCGGTCTCGATCCGGAAACGCTCGCCGCGCCGGGTCACCAGCGTCACCCGCACAGGCCGGAAGACGGGCAGCCCGAAACGGCGCTCGTAGGCCGCGAAGTAGCGCGGCACCGCGACGCTGGCCCGCACCTGCCCCTGCCCGGCCCCCGCGACCTCCGAGAAGGGCATCCCCGGCAGGTCGTGCAGGCGGTTGACCGTGCTCAGCGTCAGGCTGGGCCAGCGAAACTGCCACGCGCCTCCGGGCTCGGGCGCGGCGTCCAGCACCACGAAGCCCTTGACCGGGGCGAGGCCACGTTGCGCGAGGTGGTACGCGGCGGAGAGGCCCGCCTGCCCCGCGCCGATCACCACGACCTCGGTCTTGATCGCCGCGCCGGGGACGAGGGTGGGGGGGGCAGCAGTCACTGGGACCGGTCACCCGGGCCGGACGACCCCGCCGGGTACTCCTCCAGCGGGACGCGGCCCGCCGCCCAGCCCTCCAGCACGGGCGTCACCACCCGCCACGCTTCCTCGGCCTCGTCGCCCCGCACGGACAGGGCGCTGCCGCCCGCCAGCACGTCGCGCAGCACGCGGGCGTAGGGGGGCAGGCCACTCTCCGGCGGGGGTCCAGTGAGGGCGAGGGGCACGGGCTGCGGCCGCGACCCGGCGCTCAGGCCGCTCAGGTGCAGGCCGAGGTCGGTGGGGCCGTCCAGCCCGATGCGCCACTCGTTGGGGGGCATATCCTCTGACTCTCCGAAGGGTGAAGGCTCGGCGGCCCGGAAGCGGACGACGATCCCCTTGCGCCGCGCGGAGAGCGCTTTGCCTGCCCGCAGGACGAAGCGGGTGCCCTGCCAGCGGGGGGTATCCAACTCCAGCACGACCTCGGCCCAGGTTTCGGTCTCGCGGGAGGGGTCCACGCCCTCCTCGGCGGCGTAATCGGGCACCTCGCCTCCGCCCGCCCCGCCCGTGTCGGCGAGGCGGCCCGCCGTATAGCGGGCGCGGCGCGTCTGCTCCTCCACGGCCTGCGGGGTCAGGGAACGCACCGAGCGCAGCGCCGCCACCTTGGCGTCCCGCAGGTCGCGTTCGTTCAGGCTGGCGGGCGGCTCCATCGCGGCGAAGCACAGGACTTGCAGCATGTGGTTTTGCAGCACGTCCTTCAGGGCCCCGGTCCCGTCGTAGTACCCGGCGCGGCCCTCCAACGCCAGGGTCTCCTCCCAGAGAATCTCGATCTGCTCGATGTGCTCGCCGGTCCACAGGGCCTGAGCCACCCGGTTGGCGAAGCGCAGGCCCAGCAGGTTCTGTACCGGGGCCATGCCCAGCACGTGATCGACCCGGAAGACGACCCGCTCGGCCTCCTCCCCGTAGGTGTCCGCGAGCAGGGCGTTGAGCGACCGCGCCCCTTCCAGATTCTCCCCGAAGGGCTTTTCCAGCACCACGCGGCTGCCCGGCGGCAACCCGGCGGCCCCAAGCGCCCGCACCGCCGGGGCGAAGAGGCCGGGCGGCAGCGCGAGGTAGGCGGCCAGGGGCCCCTCGCCGGGAAGGGCGGCCAGGGCGGCAGCCACGCTTTGCGGGTCGGTGGCGTCCGTCTGGCGGTAGCGCAGCGCCCCCAGCACCGCCTCACGGGAGGCGGCGGGAAGGTCGCCCGCGTGCTCCTCCAGACCCTCCGCGACTTGACGGCGAAAACCCTCGTCGTCCCCCTTACGGGTCGCCGCCCCGAGGATCTGGAAGCCGCCGGGAAGGTCCCCCTGCGCGTGCAGTGCGGCCAGGGCGGGCAGCAGAAAGCGGCGGGCGAGGTCACCCGTGGCGCCGAACAGCAGCAGTCTCTCGATCATGCGGGCCTCCTTCCGGGGGTCCGGGCGCTCACCCGGCGAACTCGCGGGTGGGCTGGCCCCGGACGCCGACCTCGGCCCGAAAGAGGGACCCGGCCAGCGGGTCTTCGCCCGGCTCCAGGTTCTCGCGCGAGGTGGTGATGTAGAGCGTCCCCAGCCCGGCGCCCCCGAAGGTACAGGCCGTGACCTTTTTCGTGGGGAGTTCGATCACGTCCGCCAACCTGCCGTCCGGCGCATAGTGCCGCACCGCGCCGCCGTTGGAGAGGGCCACCCACACGCCTCCCCGCGAGTCCACCGTCAGGCCGTCGGGCCGCAGTTCCTCGCCCCGCAGGTCTACGAAGGGGCGCCGGTTGGTCAGGCCCCTTTCGCGGTCGTAGTCGAAGACGCTGACCTGAAAGGTCGCCGTGTCGTTGTAGTAGGCCAGCGAGCCGTCGGGGCTCCACTCCAGGCCGTTGGAGACGGTGACATTCTCCAGCACCACCTCCACCGTGCCGTCGGGATTCAGGCGGTACAGCTTGGCCGCGCCGGGCGTCTGGTCGTAGGCCATCGAGCCGCAGTAGAAGCGGCCGTCGGGGTCGCAGGCGCCCTCGTTCATACGGACGCCGGGGGCGCTCCAGACCTCCGGGAGCGTGCGGAGCGTCCCGTCCGCGTCCTCCAGCGCGAAGCCGCGCTCCACACCGATCACGGCGCCGCCCCCACGGCGGGGGCGCACGGCGGCGGCCACCCTGCCGACGTGCCGCCGCTCCACCATTCCGCCCGGCCCCAGCGACAGCACGTCGCCCGCGAGCATGTCCACCCAGCGCAGGCCGCCCCAGCGCCCGGACCACACCGGACCCTCGGCGTGGTAGGCCACCGGGTCCGTCACCTGTTCTGCTCGCATGCTCCTCGCCTCCCCTGGTGCCGCCAGCGTAAAGCCTGGGGGCGGCGCCAGAGCTTGCCCTTTCCCTTCATGAAGCCGCGCCGGACGGTACCTGTGGGTACGATGCGCCCATTCACATCCCCGCAGGAAGACTCGCCAGCGGCCTGTCGCCTCCCTTCCCCAGGAGAACCTCATGGCAGATTCGAAGTACCGCTCCGCCACCCTGATTGCCGCCGGGGCCGCCGTCGGCGGGCTGCTCGCGGGCGGGGACACCTCGACCCTGAACGGGGGCATCGTCGGCATCCGCACCACGCTGGAGCTGGAAAGCGGCTCGGTGGGGTTCGTGACGGCCATCAGCCTGCTGGGGGCGGCGGCGGGGGCGTGGTTCGCGGGACCACTGGCGTCGCGCTACGGGCGGGGCCGCATCATGCTGGGGGCAGGCATCCTGATCGGCCTGGGGTGGCTGGGCGTGACTCTGGCGGGGGGGGTACTGCCCCTCGTGCTCGCGCGGGTCGTGGTGGGCCTGGGTCTGGGTGCGGCGAGCGCGGTCGTGCCCGGCTACATCAGCGAGGTCGCGCCGACCGCCATCCGGGGCCGCCTGGGCACCTTCTGGCAGATTTCCATCGTGCTGGGGCAACTGATCGCCCTGATCGTGAGTTACCTGCTCACCCTCTGGGCGGGGTCGGAGGCGGCTCCCCTCTTCTTCGGGGCTGCCGCGTGGCGCTGGATGTTCGGGGTGGCGGTTCTCGCCGCCCTCGCCTATATCGTGATCACCCTGCGGCTGCCGCGTACGCCGCCCGAACTTGTCCGCGAGGGCGACGTGCAGGGGGCGCAAGAGGTCCTGACCCGCCTCGGCGGTGGGGAGGGGGCGAGCCGGGAGCGGCTGGCAGAAATTCAGCAGGGCCAGGCGGACGCGGGGGGTGAGCGCAGCCTCGCAGCCCTGCGCGGCCCGGCCCTGGGGCTGAGGCCCATCGTCTGGACGGGCATCGGGCTAGCGGCCTTTCAGCAGCTCGTGGGGATCCAGATCGTCAAGGTCTATTCCAACACGCTGTGGCAGGCGGTGGGCTTCTCGACCGATCAGGCCTTCCTGACGAGCATTCTCACCGTGGGCCTGAGTGTTGTCGCGGCCCTGATCGCCATCGGGATCATCGACCGGGTGGGGCGGCGGACCATGCTGGGCGTCGGCGGTGTCTTCCTGGTGATCACGCTGGGCACGCTGGCCGTGGTGTTCGGCAATGCCGGGGACGGGGCGGAAGGGCCGGTGCTGACCCAGGGTTCGGCCATCATTGCCCTGAGCGCCGTCGGCGTGTACTCGCTGGCCTTCGGCATCACCTGGGGGCCGGTGATGTGGGTGATGCTCAACGAACTGTTCGCCAGCAACCTGCGGACCACGGCGGTGGCCGTCTGCACGGCCGTCAACTGGATCATGAACTGGGCGGTCGTCCGGACCTTCCCCAGCCTGGCCGACCTGGGACTGGGGCTGGCCTACGGGGTCTACACGGTCTTCGCGGTGCTGGCCCTGCTCTTCGTGTGGCGAACGCTGCCGGAGACGCGGGACCGCTCGCTGGCCTAGGCTGGCCTAAGCTGCCGGGCCGCCCCACGGAGGCCGGTCCCGGTGCGAAAGACGGCTCAGGGAGGGCTAGAGTGCCCCCATGATCGTCGCCTTTGTCAACCCCGCCGGACTCCTGACCCGTCCCGGTCCCGACGACCCCGACCCCGGCGAGGCCCCCGCCGCACTCGCGGGCCTGCTGGGTGCCGGGGCCGACCTCATCCCCGTGACCGGACTGGACGAGGAGGAACTGCTGGAGGTCCCGGCCCTCTTCACGTCCTGGCAGATTCTGCGCCACGGGGCGGTCGTGCTGACCCCCGACGGCGAAGAGGACCCGGCGTGGAAGCGCCTGAGCCGCGAGACACTGACCGAGCGCGGGGAAGCGCTGCGGCTGGCGCACCAGGCGGCCCAGCACATCGGGATGCTGGGCCAACTGGGCACTGAGGCTAGGCTGCATGAGCGCGGCGGGCTGCCCCTGCGCGTGACTGTGCGCCATCCCTACGGGGTCGCCCCGGCCCTGGCAGCGGCGGCGCGGGAGTGGCGGGCTTGGCTGGACGAGGGACCCTTCGCGGGCGAGCTGCGGCTGCGGGAAGAGCCGGAGGAACTGGTGCTGCTCCCCCGCGAGATCAACCCCGAGAGTGCCGTGAATTACGTGCTGGGTCAGCTTCCAGACGAGGTCACCCTGCGTCTGGGCGTCAGCGCGGCGGCCAGCGACGCCCCCTTCCTGGCCCTGTGCGACTACGCGGTCGTGCCGGGTGGCGGCGGGGTGCTGCGCTCGGCCCTGGAAGCGGCCGAGGAGCAGATGGAGGACGACCTCGGGTGACGCCTCCGCTGCCACCCTTCGTTCGGCGTTTTCCCCTTTATGCCAACGTCTACCTGCTGGACAGCCCCGACGGACGTCTGCTGGTCGATACGGGCACCCTCGCCCATGTACCCCGGCTGGCGCGGCTGCTGGCGCAGTTCCGGCCCGACGCGGTGGTGCTGACCCATCACCACATCGACCATGCGGGCGGGGCGCCCTTCGCGGCGCGGCGTGGCCTCCCTATCCTCGCCCACACGCCGGAACACCCCTACCTGACGGGCGACGTCCACGACCTGCCTTATCCGGCGGGCCGTCCGGAGATCGGGAAGATCGTCTCGCGCCTGCATCCCAAGGTCCCAGCCCATGCTCTGCGCTCCATCCAGCCCGGCGAGAACGTGGCGGGCTGGGAGGTGGTCGCGCTGCCGGGCCACACGCCGGGGCAAATCGGCCTGCTGCGGGACGGCGTGCTCGTGGCGGGAGACGCGGTGGTAGGTGGCCCGACCGGGGCGCACCTCCCCCGCACCGCCTACAACGCCGACAACCGGGAAGCGGCCCGCACCCTGCGGCGCATCGCGGACCTCGCCTCCCAGCTGGTGCTGCCGGGCCACGGCGCTCCTCTCACCCCCGAGCAGGTGCAGCGGCGGGCAGAACGGGACCCGGAACCCTCATCGCTCGTCACGTGACGAGTAAAGCTCAGTTGCCGTCCAGCAGCGCCTCGATCTGGCCCAGTAGGCGATCCAGCTTGCGGCGGCGGGCGGGGTCGAGGGCGGTCAGGGTGCGGCGGTCGGAGAGGCGGCGGGCGACGGTGCGGGCAGGGTCGGCATCCACGCGGCGCGGGGCCACCTGCTCGCGCAGGGCCTGCACGGTGGCTCCGGCAGCGGCAGCGTCCAGCAATTCAGCGCGGCGGGTGGGGTCCTCGGCGCGGCCAATCACCAGCGCCTTGCGGTAATCCAGCCCGCCCTCGACGGCAGCCTGCACGTCCTCCGGCAATGAAAGGAGGGCGGCACGGTTTTTCACGAACGACCGCCAGCTCTCACGGCCCAGCGCCCCGAAGACGGTGTCCAGCCGCTCCACGGCCCCCGGATTGTCCTCCGGTCGGCGGTCGAGGGCGAACAGGCGGGGGACCACTTCGTCGGGTGTCAGGCCCAGGGTGGCGGCGGCGACCCCCAGGCGGGCGCGGACCTCTTCGAGCGGATTGAGGTTCTCGCGCTGGAGGTTTTCTACCGCCGCCGCCAGCCGTGCCCCCTCGTCGCTGAGGTCGCGCAGCAAGACGGGCACCTCGGCCAGCCCCGCGATCTGGGCCGCCCGCCAGCGCCGCTCGCCCGCCACGATCTCGTAACGGCTGCCAGACAGGGGGCGCACCAGCAGCGGTTGCAGGATGCCCTGCTCGCGAATGCTGGCGGCGAGCGCCTCCAGCCCCTCGGAGGCGAACTGCACGCGCGGCTGAAACTGGCCCGGCTGGAGGGCTTCCAGCGGCAGGGTGGTCGTGGCGGGCTGGCTCAGCGCCTCCACGCCCTCCACCAGCCCGCTGAGACGGGCACCGATGGCCGGGCGGGGACGGCGGGTCACGCGTCCCCCCACCGGTCAGACACTGCGGGACCGGGGAAGGGCAGCCCCACCACCCCGGCGATCTCGGTGGTCACCCGCTCCACGTCGCGGTGGACAGGCGAACCCGGCGCGTACACGCCCACGGGCTGCCCCGCACTCGCGCTGTCGTTCCACACCGCGCCCCGGTCAGGAATCGGGCTGGCGAGGGGCCGCAGCATCCCCTGGAGAGCCGTCAGAGCCTCGCGGTCATGCGAGCGCCGCGCGTCGTACAGGGTGGGCACGTACAGGGCCACCGTGAGGTCCGGGCGCAGCTTGCGGTAGGTCGCCATCGCCTCGGACAAGCCCGCCAGCGCGTTCATGCCCTTCTGGCGGGTCGGCACGGGCACGATCAGGTGGTCGGCGGCGAGCGCCCCCAGAATCGAGAGCTGCCCCAGACTGGGCGGGCTGTCGATCAAGGCCACGTCGTAGTCCCCGGCAACCGCCTGGAGGCCCTGGCGCAGGTGCAGGTGCGCTCCCACCACGCCCATCATCTGCCCCTCGGCCAGCGCGAGCGACACGTCGCTGGGAATCAGGGCGAGGCCGTGCACCCGCACCGGGGAGGGGAGGGGCTCGCCCCGCGTGGCCGTGGCGAAGACGGTCTGCTCCTGCCCCACGCCCGTCACCCCCAGCCAGTCGGTGAGATTGGCCTGCGGGTCGAGGTCCACGAGCAGCACCCGCAGCCCCGACCGCGCCAGGCTGTAGCCCACGTCGCGCGTGAGGCTGGTTTTCATCACGCCGCCCGCGTGGTTGAAGAAGGTCAGCGTCCGCATCCTGCCTAGCCTACCCTGCGGGGCCTGGGAAGCGGGGCTCATGCCCCCTCTCCCAGTCGCTCGCGCAGCCCTTTGACGAACTCGGGAAGGGCGCCACGGGCCGCGTGCGTGCTGGCCTCGCGCACCAGGCTGGTGGCCGAGAGGGTCCCCGTTTTGCAGGCCGTTTCCAGGGCGCTCCACTCGCCCTCCCGCAAACGGCGGCGCAGCAGGGTCCGGAGAGTGGCCTCTGCGGCCTCCCATTGGCCCCCAGGAGGCAGAGCAAGGAGAACCTGCTGCTCTTCCTCGAACTGTTGCTGCGCGGCCCGTTCCTGGGCCTCCTGTTGCCTTTCTTGCCGGGCGCGGGTTTCCTCGGCGTCGGCGTGGGGGGCGGGCACCGTGTCCTCGGGCAGGGTGTACTTCTCGGGATGTTCCAGAAAATCCGCGATCAGGCCACCGGGATTACGGATGGGCGTGGGGCTGGAACTGCGCCGCAGCCGCAAGAAGGCGATGGCCTCCTCCACCCGGTCGGGGTACTGCTTGGCGAGGACGTTGGCGCGGGGGGCCGACACGCCCGCCTCGCGCAGTGCCTGCACCAGTGCTGGGTCCGGCGTGTCCTCGGTCCGGAAGCGGTAGGTGATCTGGGTCGTTCCCCGCCCGCCGTCCGTCTCCACGCTCTCGAGATACCCCTGGGCAATGAGCTCCTGGTGGGCTTCTTCCAGGGTGCGAATAACCCGCGACGGCTTGCCCTCACTGATACCGCAGGCGGCCCGCCAGTCGTCCAGCCCCGCCGTGACGCTGTCGGCCCGCACGCCCGTCTCGCGGTAGCGGTGGGCTTCCAGCAGGCGGTACAAGGCCCGCGCGGGCGGCTGCTCGATCTGATGCAGCAGCCGCCCGTCGAGTGCCTGGGTATACCCGGCCCGGATGCTGGCGGCGAGCTGATCCCCCAGCTTGATGCTGAGGGTCGCGTCGGGCACGAGCTGCCGGGCGCGGTCGGCGTCGGGGTCGGCGCCCTCGCTCTGGTCCCAGTAGGTGATGCGGTCGATCAGGCGCAGGGTCTGGTTGGCCCAGGTCGTGCGGCCCGTGTCGGCCACCCAGCCCTCGCTCACGATGAAGCCCGTCGACCACAGCCGCAGCAGCGACTCGCGCAGGCGGTGGTAGTTCTTGCCGTTGTTGACGAGAAAGCTGGCTTCCCGCAGTTCGTAGGCCGAGGTGTGCAGCCAGTTGTCTTCAGGCATGCCCTTTTGCGCGAAGAGGGTCTCGATGCCGAGGATGACATTGGTGTCGCCGCCTCGTGGGCGGCCGTCGGCGGAACGGCC is a window of Deinococcus terrestris DNA encoding:
- a CDS encoding MBL fold metallo-hydrolase, which gives rise to MTPPLPPFVRRFPLYANVYLLDSPDGRLLVDTGTLAHVPRLARLLAQFRPDAVVLTHHHIDHAGGAPFAARRGLPILAHTPEHPYLTGDVHDLPYPAGRPEIGKIVSRLHPKVPAHALRSIQPGENVAGWEVVALPGHTPGQIGLLRDGVLVAGDAVVGGPTGAHLPRTAYNADNREAARTLRRIADLASQLVLPGHGAPLTPEQVQRRAERDPEPSSLVT
- a CDS encoding SMP-30/gluconolactonase/LRE family protein, producing MRAEQVTDPVAYHAEGPVWSGRWGGLRWVDMLAGDVLSLGPGGMVERRHVGRVAAAVRPRRGGGAVIGVERGFALEDADGTLRTLPEVWSAPGVRMNEGACDPDGRFYCGSMAYDQTPGAAKLYRLNPDGTVEVVLENVTVSNGLEWSPDGSLAYYNDTATFQVSVFDYDRERGLTNRRPFVDLRGEELRPDGLTVDSRGGVWVALSNGGAVRHYAPDGRLADVIELPTKKVTACTFGGAGLGTLYITTSRENLEPGEDPLAGSLFRAEVGVRGQPTREFAG
- a CDS encoding sugar porter family MFS transporter; the protein is MADSKYRSATLIAAGAAVGGLLAGGDTSTLNGGIVGIRTTLELESGSVGFVTAISLLGAAAGAWFAGPLASRYGRGRIMLGAGILIGLGWLGVTLAGGVLPLVLARVVVGLGLGAASAVVPGYISEVAPTAIRGRLGTFWQISIVLGQLIALIVSYLLTLWAGSEAAPLFFGAAAWRWMFGVAVLAALAYIVITLRLPRTPPELVREGDVQGAQEVLTRLGGGEGASRERLAEIQQGQADAGGERSLAALRGPALGLRPIVWTGIGLAAFQQLVGIQIVKVYSNTLWQAVGFSTDQAFLTSILTVGLSVVAALIAIGIIDRVGRRTMLGVGGVFLVITLGTLAVVFGNAGDGAEGPVLTQGSAIIALSAVGVYSLAFGITWGPVMWVMLNELFASNLRTTAVAVCTAVNWIMNWAVVRTFPSLADLGLGLAYGVYTVFAVLALLFVWRTLPETRDRSLA
- a CDS encoding ParA family protein, coding for MRTLTFFNHAGGVMKTSLTRDVGYSLARSGLRVLLVDLDPQANLTDWLGVTGVGQEQTVFATATRGEPLPSPVRVHGLALIPSDVSLALAEGQMMGVVGAHLHLRQGLQAVAGDYDVALIDSPPSLGQLSILGALAADHLIVPVPTRQKGMNALAGLSEAMATYRKLRPDLTVALYVPTLYDARRSHDREALTALQGMLRPLASPIPDRGAVWNDSASAGQPVGVYAPGSPVHRDVERVTTEIAGVVGLPFPGPAVSDRWGDA
- a CDS encoding FAD-dependent oxidoreductase: MTAAPPTLVPGAAIKTEVVVIGAGQAGLSAAYHLAQRGLAPVKGFVVLDAAPEPGGAWQFRWPSLTLSTVNRLHDLPGMPFSEVAGAGQGQVRASVAVPRYFAAYERRFGLPVFRPVRVTLVTRRGERFRIETDRGDLSARGLINATGTWESPYIPAYPGADRFRGRQLHTRDYRTAAEFTGQHVVVVGAGISALQLLDEVSRVTTTTWVTRRPPQFREGPFDEEAGRAAVALVEDRVRRGLPPASVVSVTGLPVTPAVEAMRARGVLERRPMFREITETGVRWEDGSEQRTDVILWCTGFRSSLDHLAPLGLREPGGGIVMTGRLATQVARDPRIHLVGYGPSSSTIGANRAGRAAATELLEVLGLP
- a CDS encoding HAD family hydrolase — protein: MIVAFVNPAGLLTRPGPDDPDPGEAPAALAGLLGAGADLIPVTGLDEEELLEVPALFTSWQILRHGAVVLTPDGEEDPAWKRLSRETLTERGEALRLAHQAAQHIGMLGQLGTEARLHERGGLPLRVTVRHPYGVAPALAAAAREWRAWLDEGPFAGELRLREEPEELVLLPREINPESAVNYVLGQLPDEVTLRLGVSAAASDAPFLALCDYAVVPGGGGVLRSALEAAEEQMEDDLG
- a CDS encoding glucose-6-phosphate dehydrogenase, with the translated sequence MIERLLLFGATGDLARRFLLPALAALHAQGDLPGGFQILGAATRKGDDEGFRRQVAEGLEEHAGDLPAASREAVLGALRYRQTDATDPQSVAAALAALPGEGPLAAYLALPPGLFAPAVRALGAAGLPPGSRVVLEKPFGENLEGARSLNALLADTYGEEAERVVFRVDHVLGMAPVQNLLGLRFANRVAQALWTGEHIEQIEILWEETLALEGRAGYYDGTGALKDVLQNHMLQVLCFAAMEPPASLNERDLRDAKVAALRSVRSLTPQAVEEQTRRARYTAGRLADTGGAGGGEVPDYAAEEGVDPSRETETWAEVVLELDTPRWQGTRFVLRAGKALSARRKGIVVRFRAAEPSPFGESEDMPPNEWRIGLDGPTDLGLHLSGLSAGSRPQPVPLALTGPPPESGLPPYARVLRDVLAGGSALSVRGDEAEEAWRVVTPVLEGWAAGRVPLEEYPAGSSGPGDRSQ
- a CDS encoding replication initiator protein A — translated: MRPAKKPNQVTLLDERNIARLGIVSIQTRLSSETRWTSEFQIADRRFRVEGRSADGRPRGGDTNVILGIETLFAQKGMPEDNWLHTSAYELREASFLVNNGKNYHRLRESLLRLWSTGFIVSEGWVADTGRTTWANQTLRLIDRITYWDQSEGADPDADRARQLVPDATLSIKLGDQLAASIRAGYTQALDGRLLHQIEQPPARALYRLLEAHRYRETGVRADSVTAGLDDWRAACGISEGKPSRVIRTLEEAHQELIAQGYLESVETDGGRGTTQITYRFRTEDTPDPALVQALREAGVSAPRANVLAKQYPDRVEEAIAFLRLRRSSSPTPIRNPGGLIADFLEHPEKYTLPEDTVPAPHADAEETRARQERQQEAQERAAQQQFEEEQQVLLALPPGGQWEAAEATLRTLLRRRLREGEWSALETACKTGTLSATSLVREASTHAARGALPEFVKGLRERLGEGA
- a CDS encoding ParB/RepB/Spo0J family partition protein is translated as MTRRPRPAIGARLSGLVEGVEALSQPATTTLPLEALQPGQFQPRVQFASEGLEALAASIREQGILQPLLVRPLSGSRYEIVAGERRWRAAQIAGLAEVPVLLRDLSDEGARLAAAVENLQRENLNPLEEVRARLGVAAATLGLTPDEVVPRLFALDRRPEDNPGAVERLDTVFGALGRESWRSFVKNRAALLSLPEDVQAAVEGGLDYRKALVIGRAEDPTRRAELLDAAAAGATVQALREQVAPRRVDADPARTVARRLSDRRTLTALDPARRRKLDRLLGQIEALLDGN